A window of the Streptomyces sp. NBC_00250 genome harbors these coding sequences:
- a CDS encoding ABC transporter substrate-binding protein: MRKHTTRRLLGALAVVSTLVLTATACGGGDASDGGAGGSSPKDVEAALAKGGKVTVWAWEPTLKKVAEDFEKKYPKVDIELVNAGTGDKQYTALQNAMAAGSGAPDVAQVEYYALGQFAIGKSVEDLSSYGARKYGTTFTSGPWNAVTEEEAIYALPMDSGPMAFFYNKKVFDKHGIEVPTTWDEYVEAARALHKADPKIFITNDTGDAGATTSLIWQAGGRPYKTDGTDVTVDFGDEGTKKYTATWQKLLDEKLVAPISSWSDAWYKGLADGSLATLSIGAWMPANLTSGVASASGDWRVAPLPQWTKGDKVSAENGGSSLAVPKAAKNKELAYAFTEFATTGAGASSRVAAGAFPATRADLESKAFLDTPFPYFGGQKANRIFADSARDVGADWSYLPYQVYANSIFNDTVGKAYVSPTTITDGLKKWQEASVTYGNDQGFTVNK; this comes from the coding sequence ATGAGAAAGCACACCACCCGCAGACTCCTCGGCGCCCTCGCCGTCGTCTCCACGCTCGTGCTGACCGCCACGGCCTGCGGCGGCGGCGACGCCTCCGACGGCGGTGCAGGCGGCAGCAGCCCGAAGGACGTCGAGGCCGCGCTGGCGAAGGGCGGAAAGGTGACCGTGTGGGCATGGGAGCCCACGCTCAAGAAGGTGGCGGAGGACTTCGAGAAGAAGTACCCGAAGGTCGACATCGAGCTGGTCAACGCGGGCACCGGCGACAAGCAGTACACCGCCCTGCAGAACGCGATGGCGGCGGGCTCCGGTGCCCCCGACGTGGCACAGGTCGAGTACTACGCCCTGGGCCAGTTCGCCATCGGCAAGTCCGTCGAGGACCTCTCCTCCTACGGCGCCCGGAAGTACGGCACGACGTTCACCTCCGGCCCGTGGAACGCGGTCACCGAGGAGGAGGCCATCTACGCCCTGCCCATGGACTCCGGGCCGATGGCGTTCTTCTACAACAAGAAGGTCTTCGACAAGCACGGCATCGAGGTGCCGACCACCTGGGACGAGTACGTGGAGGCGGCCCGCGCCCTCCACAAGGCCGACCCCAAGATCTTCATCACCAACGACACCGGCGACGCCGGCGCCACGACCAGTCTCATCTGGCAGGCCGGCGGACGGCCGTACAAGACGGACGGCACGGACGTCACCGTCGACTTCGGCGACGAGGGCACCAAGAAGTACACCGCCACCTGGCAGAAGCTCCTCGACGAGAAGCTGGTCGCGCCGATCAGCTCGTGGAGCGACGCCTGGTACAAGGGCCTGGCCGACGGCTCCCTCGCCACCCTCTCCATCGGCGCCTGGATGCCGGCCAACCTGACCTCCGGGGTCGCCTCCGCCTCCGGCGACTGGCGGGTCGCCCCGCTGCCGCAGTGGACGAAGGGCGACAAGGTGAGCGCGGAGAACGGCGGCAGCTCGCTCGCCGTGCCGAAGGCCGCCAAGAACAAGGAACTGGCCTACGCCTTCACGGAGTTCGCGACCACCGGTGCCGGTGCGAGCTCCCGGGTCGCCGCGGGCGCCTTCCCCGCCACGCGCGCGGACCTGGAGTCGAAGGCGTTCCTCGACACCCCGTTCCCGTACTTCGGCGGCCAGAAGGCCAACCGGATCTTCGCCGATTCCGCCCGCGACGTGGGCGCCGACTGGTCCTACCTGCCGTACCAGGTGTACGCGAACTCGATCTTCAACGACACCGTGGGCAAGGCGTACGTCTCCCCCACCACGATCACCGACGGCCTGAAGAAGTGGCAGGAGGCCTCGGTGACGTACGGCAACGACCAGGGCTTCACCGTCAACAAGTAA
- a CDS encoding radical SAM protein produces the protein MDRFPGVPPEAVFKEDLLRGGLAFDPSALSGNEGGEVKPKSYFIFSFDHRTLPELGEAALNRPPEEIVLTGGPYELRRTVVSVRVNPSSPYRVAPDGDGALALFLDGVKIADVGLPPMPEYYRHPLSNGKSVMEVAPTIQWGYLIYLTVFRVCQYFGAKEECQYCDINHNWRQHKAAGRPYTGVKPVDEVLEALEIIDRHDTARTSTAYTLTGGAVTSQVGGKDEADFYGQYARAIEERFPGRWIGKVVAQALPKEDVQRFHDYGIRIYHPNYEVWDRRLFELYCPGKERYIGRDEWHRRILDSAEIFGPRNVIPNFVAGVEMARPSGFLTVDEAIASTREGLRFFMSRGITPRFTTWCPEPTTPLGRENPDGAPLEYHLRLLEAYTATLQEYGLTAPPGYGPAGPGRAVFSVSSFMDALPPAPGE, from the coding sequence ATGGACCGCTTCCCCGGAGTCCCTCCGGAGGCCGTGTTCAAGGAGGACCTGCTGCGCGGCGGGCTCGCCTTCGACCCGTCCGCGCTGTCCGGGAACGAGGGGGGTGAGGTGAAGCCGAAGTCGTACTTCATCTTCTCCTTCGACCACCGGACGCTGCCGGAACTCGGGGAGGCGGCGCTGAACCGCCCGCCGGAGGAGATCGTGCTCACCGGCGGTCCGTACGAGCTGCGTCGCACGGTGGTGTCGGTACGGGTCAACCCCTCGTCCCCGTACCGGGTGGCGCCCGACGGCGACGGGGCGCTGGCGCTGTTCCTCGACGGGGTCAAGATCGCCGACGTCGGTCTGCCGCCGATGCCGGAGTACTACCGGCACCCGCTGTCGAACGGCAAGTCCGTGATGGAGGTCGCCCCGACCATTCAGTGGGGTTATCTGATCTACCTCACGGTCTTCCGGGTCTGCCAGTACTTCGGCGCCAAGGAGGAGTGCCAGTACTGCGACATCAACCACAACTGGCGCCAGCACAAGGCGGCGGGCCGCCCGTACACCGGGGTGAAGCCGGTCGACGAGGTCCTGGAGGCGCTGGAGATCATCGACCGTCACGACACCGCCCGTACCTCGACCGCCTACACCCTCACGGGCGGCGCGGTCACGTCCCAGGTCGGCGGGAAGGACGAGGCCGACTTCTACGGGCAGTACGCGCGCGCGATCGAGGAGCGCTTCCCCGGCCGCTGGATCGGCAAGGTCGTCGCGCAGGCCCTGCCGAAGGAGGACGTCCAGCGCTTCCACGACTACGGCATCCGGATCTACCACCCGAACTACGAGGTGTGGGACCGCCGGCTCTTCGAGCTGTACTGCCCCGGCAAGGAGCGCTACATCGGCCGGGACGAGTGGCACCGCCGGATCCTGGACTCCGCCGAGATCTTCGGGCCGCGCAATGTCATCCCGAACTTCGTCGCGGGCGTCGAGATGGCCCGCCCGTCCGGGTTCCTGACCGTGGACGAGGCGATCGCCTCCACCCGGGAGGGGCTGCGGTTCTTCATGTCGCGCGGGATCACGCCCCGCTTCACCACCTGGTGCCCGGAGCCGACCACCCCGCTGGGCCGCGAGAACCCGGACGGGGCGCCGCTGGAGTACCACCTGCGACTGCTTGAGGCGTACACGGCGACGCTGCAGGAGTACGGACTGACGGCGCCGCCCGGGTACGGGCCCGCCGGCCCCGGCCGCGCGGTGTTCTCGGTCAGCTCCTTCATGGACGCGCTTCCGCCCGCTCCGGGCGAGTGA
- a CDS encoding MFS transporter yields METRNRNPRRWWILVVLCLSTLVLVVDSMALTVAVPSMTEGIGASAQDIQWILDSYILVFAGLLLTSGSLGDRFGRRKIMIIGLLLFGAASLAATVCTTPGEVIAARVAMGIGGALIMPSTLSILITVFDEDERPKAMAAWGSVSMLGLVGSPVLGGFLIDHFSWQSIFFINVPVVVLAVLAALTLMPESKGPWQKPDPLGAILSAVGMTAMIWWIIEIPQHGAFDGRGLITLAVAVVTLGGFVIWENVTPEPMVPLVLFKHHNFSGGSLSLTLVQIGNGGLLLVLTQYLQFVLGYSPVKAGLAFVPLAVAALIGNGAGAGLAAKIGNRLLILAGMLTMAGSFALLTTVDAHSGFTVPAVALGLLGLGAGLAMPAAVGALMSTIPAEKAGVGSALNDTIQQAGTALGIAILGSLLTSTFRSEMPADAPEQAKQSIGGALATAQGDTGLIDAAKEAFASSMATTFTISAVGVLAAAVLATLVMRDGKPAPTADPTADPKGETELVA; encoded by the coding sequence ATGGAAACCCGAAACCGCAACCCACGCCGTTGGTGGATCCTGGTCGTGCTGTGCCTCAGCACCCTGGTCCTGGTGGTCGACAGCATGGCGCTGACCGTCGCGGTTCCGTCCATGACGGAGGGCATCGGGGCGAGTGCCCAGGACATCCAGTGGATCCTGGACTCCTACATCCTGGTCTTCGCGGGACTCCTGCTCACCTCGGGAAGCCTCGGCGACCGCTTCGGCCGCCGCAAGATCATGATCATCGGCCTGCTGCTCTTCGGCGCGGCCTCCCTGGCCGCGACGGTCTGCACGACCCCCGGCGAGGTCATCGCCGCCCGGGTCGCCATGGGCATCGGCGGCGCGCTGATCATGCCCTCCACGCTCTCCATCCTCATCACCGTCTTCGACGAGGACGAGCGCCCCAAGGCGATGGCGGCCTGGGGCTCGGTCTCCATGCTCGGTCTGGTCGGCAGCCCGGTCCTCGGCGGCTTCCTGATCGACCACTTCTCCTGGCAGTCGATCTTCTTCATCAACGTCCCGGTCGTCGTCCTCGCCGTCCTCGCCGCCCTCACCCTGATGCCCGAGTCGAAGGGGCCGTGGCAGAAGCCCGACCCGCTCGGCGCGATCCTCTCGGCGGTCGGCATGACCGCGATGATCTGGTGGATCATCGAGATCCCGCAGCACGGCGCCTTCGACGGCCGTGGTCTCATCACCCTGGCGGTCGCGGTCGTCACCCTCGGCGGATTCGTGATCTGGGAGAACGTCACCCCGGAGCCGATGGTGCCGCTGGTCCTCTTCAAGCACCACAACTTCAGCGGCGGTTCGCTCTCGCTGACCCTCGTGCAGATCGGCAACGGCGGCCTGCTCCTCGTCCTCACCCAGTACCTGCAGTTCGTCCTCGGCTACTCGCCGGTCAAGGCCGGTCTCGCCTTCGTCCCGCTCGCCGTCGCCGCCCTCATCGGCAACGGCGCAGGCGCCGGCCTCGCCGCGAAGATCGGCAACCGCCTCCTGATCCTGGCCGGCATGCTGACCATGGCCGGCTCCTTCGCCCTGCTGACCACGGTCGACGCCCACTCCGGCTTCACCGTCCCGGCCGTCGCCCTCGGCCTCCTCGGCCTCGGTGCCGGCCTCGCGATGCCGGCCGCCGTCGGCGCGCTGATGAGCACCATCCCCGCGGAGAAGGCGGGCGTCGGCTCCGCCCTGAACGACACCATCCAGCAGGCCGGCACCGCGCTCGGCATCGCGATCCTCGGCTCGCTCCTCACCAGCACCTTCCGCTCCGAGATGCCGGCCGACGCCCCCGAGCAGGCCAAGCAGTCGATCGGCGGCGCACTGGCCACCGCCCAGGGCGACACCGGTCTGATCGACGCCGCCAAGGAGGCCTTCGCCTCCTCGATGGCCACCACCTTCACCATCAGCGCCGTCGGTGTCCTCGCGGCGGCCGTCCTCGCCACCCTGGTGATGCGTGACGGCAAGCCGGCCCCGACGGCCGACCCGACGGCCGACCCGAAGGGCGAGACGGAGCTCGTGGCCTGA
- a CDS encoding TetR/AcrR family transcriptional regulator C-terminal domain-containing protein, with protein MAAKANPVPSVWARQQSAPDQPALSRAAIVREAIAMLDADGIEALSMRKLGARLNAGATSLYRHVATKDELMELAVDEVAAEFTVPPPGSPWRAAVTEASVSFRATALRHPWLSSVLGQAGLAYLGPNLMSYSERLAGLFTAAGFPEPSRAIDTVMSYVIGMSTTEAAWLSTVARSGRTEGDLIASLMPAAQQAAAGHDHLTEAYADAAVHATVDPVAIRDEKFFYGLEVVLDGLEMRLPR; from the coding sequence ATGGCCGCCAAGGCGAATCCCGTTCCGTCCGTATGGGCACGACAGCAGTCCGCCCCCGACCAGCCCGCGCTCAGCCGGGCGGCGATCGTCCGCGAGGCGATCGCCATGCTCGACGCCGACGGCATCGAGGCGCTGAGCATGCGCAAGCTCGGCGCCCGCCTGAACGCGGGCGCGACCTCCCTCTACCGGCATGTCGCGACCAAGGACGAGCTGATGGAACTCGCCGTGGACGAGGTCGCGGCCGAGTTCACCGTCCCGCCGCCGGGCAGCCCCTGGCGCGCCGCCGTCACCGAGGCCTCGGTCTCGTTCCGCGCGACGGCCCTGCGCCACCCCTGGCTCTCGTCCGTCCTCGGACAGGCGGGCCTCGCCTATCTGGGCCCCAACCTGATGTCGTACTCGGAGCGGCTCGCCGGCCTGTTCACGGCCGCCGGTTTCCCGGAGCCGAGCCGCGCGATCGACACGGTCATGTCGTACGTGATCGGCATGAGCACGACGGAGGCGGCCTGGCTCAGCACGGTCGCGCGCTCCGGGAGGACGGAGGGGGACCTCATCGCCAGCCTGATGCCGGCCGCCCAGCAGGCGGCGGCCGGGCACGACCACCTCACCGAGGCGTACGCGGACGCCGCCGTCCACGCGACGGTGGACCCGGTCGCGATCCGGGACGAGAAGTTCTTCTACGGACTGGAAGTGGTTCTGGACGGCCTGGAGATGCGGCTGCCGCGCTGA
- a CDS encoding MFS transporter, with translation MLSVLRNPTYRRLFGAQVVALTGTGLATVALSLLAYDLAGANAAAVLGTALAIKMAAYVVLAPLVAAFADRVPRRALLASMDLVRAAVVLALPFVSRIWQVYVLILLLQAASAAFTPAFQATIPQVLPDERDYTEALSLARLAYDLESLASPMLAAALLTVVPYTWLFTGTATGFLASALLVRATAFPGADPKPADGGAPCPRAYARAVSGIRLVLSAPRLRALLALDLAVAAAGAVVLVDTVILVRDTLGRPAGHVPLALGAYGAGSMAVALLLPRVLERTGDRAVMARAAFVLPGALGLLALGLMVPTGAWSWPALLTVWLITGAAGSAVLTPAGRVVRRSVRSDDLLAAFAARFSLSHACWLLTYPLAGWLTATAGPATAAAALAAVALAGAAGAARMWPDAETDPGTEMDPRVEGDRRTEADPRTEEDRRTEADPGAAAAPAPASPQRGSRISRPSRTTSSP, from the coding sequence ATGCTGTCCGTGCTGCGCAACCCCACCTACCGCCGCCTGTTCGGCGCGCAGGTCGTCGCCCTCACCGGCACCGGCCTGGCGACCGTGGCCCTGAGCCTCCTCGCGTACGACCTGGCGGGCGCGAACGCCGCCGCCGTCCTCGGCACCGCCCTCGCGATCAAGATGGCCGCGTACGTCGTGCTCGCCCCGCTCGTCGCCGCCTTCGCCGACCGCGTACCCCGGCGGGCCCTGCTCGCCTCCATGGACCTGGTGCGCGCGGCGGTCGTCCTCGCGCTGCCGTTCGTCAGCCGGATCTGGCAGGTGTACGTCCTGATCCTGCTGCTCCAGGCCGCCTCGGCCGCCTTCACCCCGGCCTTCCAGGCGACGATCCCGCAGGTGCTGCCCGACGAACGCGACTACACCGAAGCCCTGTCGCTCGCCAGGCTCGCCTACGACCTGGAGAGCCTGGCGAGCCCGATGCTCGCCGCCGCACTGCTGACCGTCGTCCCGTACACCTGGCTCTTCACCGGCACCGCCACGGGATTCCTCGCCTCCGCCCTCCTGGTCCGCGCGACGGCCTTCCCCGGGGCGGACCCGAAGCCCGCCGACGGCGGTGCCCCCTGCCCGCGTGCGTACGCCAGAGCCGTCTCCGGGATCCGGCTCGTGCTCTCCGCCCCGCGCCTGCGGGCCCTCCTCGCCCTCGACCTGGCCGTCGCCGCGGCCGGGGCCGTGGTCCTGGTCGACACCGTGATCCTCGTCCGGGACACCCTCGGCCGCCCTGCCGGACACGTACCGCTCGCCCTCGGCGCGTACGGCGCGGGCTCGATGGCGGTGGCGCTGCTCCTGCCTCGCGTCCTGGAGCGGACCGGCGACCGCGCGGTCATGGCGCGGGCCGCCTTCGTCCTGCCCGGGGCCCTGGGGCTGCTGGCCCTCGGTCTCATGGTCCCGACGGGGGCCTGGTCCTGGCCGGCCCTGCTCACCGTCTGGCTGATCACCGGCGCGGCGGGTTCCGCGGTCCTCACCCCGGCCGGCCGGGTGGTGCGCCGCTCCGTCCGGAGCGACGACCTGCTCGCGGCCTTCGCGGCCCGGTTCTCCCTCTCGCACGCCTGCTGGCTGCTCACCTACCCGCTCGCCGGCTGGCTCACCGCGACGGCGGGCCCGGCCACCGCGGCGGCCGCACTCGCCGCCGTGGCCCTGGCGGGGGCCGCGGGCGCGGCGCGCATGTGGCCGGACGCGGAAACGGATCCCGGGACGGAAATGGACCCGAGGGTGGAAGGGGATCGTCGGACGGAAGCGGACCCGAGGACGGAGGAGGATCGTCGGACGGAAGCGGATCCGGGGGCGGCAGCGGCCCCGGCCCCCGCCTCACCTCAGCGCGGCAGCCGCATCTCCAGGCCGTCCAGAACCACTTCCAGTCCGTAG
- a CDS encoding ArsR/SmtB family transcription factor gives MSERLDPAAVPRPHERTPGALELSAAAEVFGLLSDPTRLHLVWLLTRGEADVTALTEACGAARPAVSQHLAKLRLAGLVQSRKDGRRVVYAMPDGHLKRLVVEAISRADHEVSGEPWHD, from the coding sequence ATGTCTGAGCGCCTGGACCCCGCGGCCGTCCCCCGTCCGCACGAGCGGACGCCGGGAGCGCTCGAACTCTCCGCGGCGGCGGAGGTGTTCGGCCTGCTCTCCGACCCCACCCGGCTGCACCTTGTGTGGCTCCTCACTCGGGGCGAGGCCGATGTGACCGCCCTGACGGAGGCCTGCGGGGCCGCCCGCCCCGCCGTCAGCCAGCATCTGGCCAAGCTGCGCCTCGCCGGCCTCGTCCAGTCCCGCAAGGACGGACGCCGGGTCGTGTACGCGATGCCGGACGGCCATCTGAAACGACTGGTGGTCGAGGCGATCAGCCGCGCCGACCACGAGGTGAGCGGGGAGCCCTGGCACGACTGA
- a CDS encoding cold-shock protein produces the protein MEGRSKGFVQSFNRAGGYGFVVPVGSEEQVYFSAEDIEGEGRTVSEGQQVSFVLVLGDGRFEAKELRI, from the coding sequence GTGGAAGGCAGAAGCAAGGGGTTCGTTCAGTCCTTCAACCGTGCCGGCGGGTACGGATTCGTCGTCCCCGTGGGCTCCGAGGAGCAGGTCTACTTCAGCGCCGAGGACATCGAAGGCGAGGGGCGCACGGTCTCCGAGGGTCAGCAGGTCTCCTTCGTCCTGGTCCTGGGTGACGGCCGCTTCGAGGCGAAGGAACTGCGCATCTGA
- a CDS encoding TetR family transcriptional regulator, producing MTRFRESVRSLLREQVLDAAYRLVAADGWGGLRMTAVARAAGISRQTLYNEFGSKEAIGKALVQRELEGFLLGIQRELDAHRGDLEAAAAAGVGYTLQQAVDNPLVKGVLVAARGGEDDLLAYLTTRPEPVFGTAMAMLDAYAIEAWPEVDEESRGLAVETIVRLTVSHIVQPVASPEESARRIAAITARIAHPGGRA from the coding sequence ATGACACGCTTTCGTGAAAGTGTTCGGTCCCTGCTGCGCGAGCAGGTGCTCGACGCCGCCTACCGACTCGTCGCCGCCGACGGCTGGGGCGGGCTGCGCATGACCGCCGTCGCGCGGGCCGCCGGCATCAGCCGTCAGACCCTCTACAACGAGTTCGGCTCGAAAGAGGCCATCGGCAAGGCCCTGGTCCAGCGCGAGCTGGAGGGCTTCCTGCTCGGCATCCAGCGCGAACTCGACGCCCACCGGGGCGACCTGGAGGCGGCGGCCGCCGCCGGGGTCGGCTACACGCTCCAGCAGGCCGTGGACAACCCCCTCGTCAAGGGCGTCCTGGTCGCGGCGCGCGGCGGTGAGGACGATCTGCTCGCCTATCTCACGACCCGCCCGGAGCCGGTCTTCGGTACGGCGATGGCGATGCTCGACGCCTACGCGATCGAGGCCTGGCCCGAGGTGGACGAGGAGTCCCGCGGGCTCGCCGTCGAGACGATCGTGCGGCTCACGGTCAGCCACATCGTCCAGCCGGTGGCCTCCCCGGAGGAGTCGGCGCGGCGCATCGCCGCGATCACGGCGAGGATCGCCCACCCGGGCGGCCGGGCCTGA